From the genome of Turicibacter faecis, one region includes:
- a CDS encoding hemolysin family protein, with product MDPSMYYVILVIMIILSAFFSASETAFSSVNLIRLRQYVDDGRPGAKKALNVAERFDEVLLAILIGNNIVNLASASLATIVATEVLNLGASGAPIATAVMTVLIIIFGEILPKSYAKENSESLALSIGTIYYYMIKVMKPLIFIFMVLKDFVAKLYSKKEDEPSVTEDELNVIIDTMEEEGVLQQDEVEMLQSVLDLSETFVKDIMTPRVDVVAVDVHDSTENVKNVFFEEKYSRIPVYDESRDNIVGILYERDLFSAIIENGSTDDLLIADVMRDPMYVSYTMRVSDLLTRLQLEKQHLAIVADEYGGTAGLVTMEDVLEEVVGEIYDEHDEEEQLVVKKSDTLYEVKAEIELDELFDIMDIDLDIPEDAYSLGSWMYSKIEDIPEIGDMYQYHNLIFTIIEVEDRRIIRVKIEVVEPENAPEE from the coding sequence ACGATGGTAGACCTGGAGCTAAAAAGGCACTAAATGTAGCGGAACGATTTGATGAAGTATTATTAGCAATTTTAATAGGAAATAATATTGTTAATTTAGCCTCTGCATCGCTTGCAACGATTGTCGCAACAGAAGTTTTAAATCTAGGTGCTTCGGGTGCTCCAATTGCGACGGCTGTCATGACCGTTTTAATTATCATTTTTGGTGAAATTTTACCCAAATCTTACGCAAAGGAAAACTCTGAATCGTTAGCATTGTCAATAGGTACTATCTACTATTATATGATAAAAGTAATGAAGCCTTTAATCTTTATCTTTATGGTATTAAAGGATTTTGTAGCTAAATTATACAGTAAAAAAGAAGACGAACCTTCAGTTACGGAAGATGAACTGAATGTAATTATCGATACTATGGAAGAAGAAGGGGTACTCCAACAGGATGAGGTTGAAATGTTACAGAGTGTTCTTGATTTAAGTGAAACATTCGTAAAAGATATTATGACTCCTCGTGTTGATGTTGTTGCCGTAGATGTTCATGATTCTACTGAAAATGTTAAAAATGTATTTTTTGAAGAAAAATATTCACGTATTCCCGTTTACGATGAATCGCGTGATAATATAGTTGGTATTCTTTATGAACGTGACTTATTTTCTGCTATTATTGAAAATGGATCAACAGATGATCTTTTAATTGCAGATGTGATGCGTGATCCAATGTATGTTTCCTATACAATGCGCGTTTCAGATTTACTTACCCGGTTACAATTAGAAAAACAACATTTAGCAATTGTTGCGGATGAGTACGGAGGAACTGCCGGATTGGTTACGATGGAAGATGTTCTAGAGGAAGTCGTAGGGGAAATATATGATGAACACGATGAAGAGGAACAATTGGTCGTTAAAAAAAGTGATACTCTCTATGAGGTGAAGGCCGAAATAGAGTTAGATGAATTATTTGATATCATGGATATTGATTTAGATATTCCAGAAGACGCTTATTCATTAGGAAGTTGGATGTATTCTAAAATAGAAGATATCCCGGAAATCGGAGATATGTATCAGTATCATAACCTGATATTTACGATTATTGAAGTAGAAGATCGCCGAATTATTAGGGTTAAAATTGAGGTTGTAGAACCTGAGAATGCACCTGAGGAATAG